One Candidatus Nitrotoga arctica genomic window, GTGAGGTATCAAGTTGGAGCCCCTTATTGACAATAAAAACGAGTATATAAGTGGCGGCGCACGAGATTTGCGTCGTCACGGCATTCACGGAGTTGCCGATGAAAAGTTCAGTGCGCAAATGGAGTTTGATGTATTTGAAGATCAATTCGTCGCATCGGCGTCGCAATCGAAGAGAAGCGAGTTGCAATGAACGCACGTCTGACTCTCGCCGTCTTGCTACCCTTCGTCGCTTGTGCCGTGCAATGGCTTCTTTGGGATATCCTCAAGCCTTACGTCTGGTTTCTCTTTATTCCCACAGTATTTCTCAGCGCCTGGGTCGGTGGTCTGCTCGGCGGTCTAGCTGCGACAGTCATTGGCACACTCCTGGCTTGGTATATCTTTATACCCCCTGCCTTTTCGTTTCCGCTGGACAATCCCGCATCTCTCTTTTCCATCGTAATTTTTATTTTTACTGGCTTTCTCTTCAGCTTCTTTTTCGATCAGCTGCAGCGCTCAAAGCACCGAGCCAACGAGGCCTTATCTATGGCCGAGTCAGCCAACGAAAAGACCTTCCAGCTTTACCAGAAGCTGAAAGAAGCGCAACGACTGGCCAGCGTTGGTAACTGGGCCTGGGATATCCAGAGCGATACGCATGTCTGGTCGGAGGAGATTTATCGCATCTACGGTCGCGACCCGGCCTTGCCTCCGGCCATTTACCCGGAGGTTCAGAAGTACTTCACCCCAGAAAGTTGGGCAACTCTTTCCGCCGCCGTGGAGAAGGGCCTGGCGGAAGGCGTTCCCTACGAATGTGATGCGGAGGTGGTGCGCCCCCCTGGCTGCCCCCGCCGCTGGATTGCTGCTCGTGGCGAAGCAATCCGCGATGCCGATGGAAACATCGTGAACTTGCAGGGCACGGTGCAGGACATTACCGAGCGCAAACTGGCTGAAGAAGAAATCTCTCGTCTCAACGTCGACCTGGAACAGCGCGTGGCCGAACGCACCGCCGAACTGACCGCTGCCAATCGCGAATTAGATACCTTTGCTTATGCTGTCGCGCACGATCTACGCGCGCCGCTGCGGGCTATGAGTGGTTTCAGCCAGGCCTTACGAGAGGATTACGGCGGCCAGTTACAGGGCGAAGCACTGGTTTTCCTGGATCAGATCAACCTCGCCAGCCGCAAGATGAACGACTTGGTCGACGGTCTGCTCACCCTTTCGCGCAGTACGCGCGGCGGATTACAATATGATTTGGTGGACATCTCCGCCCTGTCAAAACGCTTGCTGGTCGAACTGGCGCAAAGCGACCCCGAACGGCAGGTGACGGTGGAGGTGGAAGCCGAACTTCAGGCGCGCGGTGATGCGCGTATGATCGAAGTGATAATGCGTAACTTACTGGGCAATGCTTGGAAATACACAGCACACGTCGCGGAGCCGAGTATCCGCATGTACGCCGAAGAACGGGATAATGCACGCCTCTTCTGCGTTGCCGACAATGGTGCCGGTTTCGACATGGCTCACGCCAACCGCTTATTCAAGCCCTTTCAGCGCCTGCATCGTCAGGACGAGTTTCCCGGTATCGGTATCGGCTTGGCTACCGTACAGCGTATTGTGAACCGCCATGCTGGAGCTATTGAGGCACGAGGAGAGCCGGGCAAGGGCGCGATATTTTGTTTTACGTTGTCAGACACGCCCGCGGATTCGGCACAAGATAAAAAGGAGATTTAATAATGAATACTAAAACCATCCTGCTGGTGGAAGATAATTCCCAGGACGAAATGCTTACCCTGCGCGCATTACGCCGCGCCAATCTGGCTAACCGCATAGACGTAGTACGGGATGGTCAGCAGGCGTTGGATTATCTATTTCGAGAAGGCGAATTTACCGACCGCGAAGCTTTCTGCCTCCCCACCATAGTTCTGCTCGATATTAGTCTGCCGCGTTTATCCGGCTTGGAAGTGCTGGCACGGTTGCGCGCAGACAGTCGCACCGAACTGCTACCGGTGGTCATCCTGACTTCCTCCGACGAAGAGCATGACCGTCTGAAGAGCTACGAAAACCGTGCCAACAGTTTTGTCAGGAAGCCGGTGGATTTCGCCGACTTTGCCGAGACCGTCGTGCGCTTGGGTGTCTACTGGCTGGCGACCAACGAACCGCCGTCAGGAAGATAAAGATCATGATAGACAGTCCACTGAAAGTCCTTATCATTGAGGACGTTCCCGCCGATTTCCTGTTGCTTGAGCGCAACCTGCGCAAAAATGGGGTCGCGGCCGAGTGGCGGCGTATCGGAAACGACGCGGAACTGAAAGACGCGCTGCAAACCACATGGGATGTGGTGCTCACAGACTTCCATGTGCCAGGCATGGATTTCCGCACGACCTTGTTATGTATCCAAGCGCATGATCCCGATCTGCCGGTGATTATGGTGTCTGGCAGCGTCGGCGAGGAAACAGCGGTCGAGTTGCTGCGCCTGGGCATAGTAGACTTCATCCTCAAGGATCATTTGGCTCGTCTACCTAGCGCCATCCGACGGGCTCTCGTCGAAGCCAATGAACGCCGAGCCCGCCAAGCTGCCGAAATTGCGTTGCACAAGCTTGCTCAGGCTGTAGAACAAAGTCCGGAGGGTATAGCCATCACCGACCTTGATGCCAATATCGAATATGTGAATGAGTCTTACTTGCGCATCACTGGTTATAGTCGCGAAGAGGTTATCGGTCAAAATCCAAGCATGCTGCATTCAGACAAGACCCCAAAGAGCACTTACGATGCGTTATGGAAGAGCATGGCTGAGGGCAGAATATGGCAGGGAGAGTTCTACAATAAACGCAAGGACGGCAGCGAGTTTATCGCGCACACCATTATCAGCCCTATCCGCCAGCCCAATGGGTGTATTACGCATTACGTCGAGATTAAAGAAGACATTACAGAAAAAAAACTTGCTGAGGCTGAAATTCACCGTCTGGCCTATTATGATACGCTTACCGGTCTGCCCAATCGCGCTCTGCTGTTAGAACGCATGGCACAAACACTGGCTATGAACCGTCGAGTTGGCCATCACAGCGCGCTAATATCGTTCAACATCGATCGTTTCAAAACCGTAAACGATGCGGGTGGTCAGACGCTGGGCGATACGCTACTCAAGGCCGTGGGCGAACGGCTGACTCACAATCTACGGGAAGGAGATGTCGTAGCACGCATCGCAGGAGACGAGTTTGGAATCTTGCTGAGCGACCTCGCACTCCAGCAACACTCTGCCGTACATCTCGCCCTGCATGTATCTGAAAAAATACATGCCAGCCTGCACGAACCCTTCCGCCTCGGTGATGAATGCATCACTATCACTGTCTGCCTCGGCATCGCGCTTTTTCCGGAAAGCAATGAAGATTCGCCGCTGGACATCTTGCGCCGCGCTAATACTGCCCTTCACCACTCAAAGACAAAAGGAAGTGGACAGACCGCGTTTTTTGAAGGTAGCCTGGATGAAATCGCAAAACAACGCTTCAATATCGAGCGCGAATTGCGTCAGGCCATCACGTCCGGCGAGTTGCGCGTGTTTTTGCAAACGCAAGTGGATGCAACAGGTAAGACCGTCGGCGCGGAAGCACTGGTGCGCTGGCAACATCCGCAGCGAGGGCTGATACCGCCGAGCGCATTCATTCCTATTGCAGAGGAATCAAATCTCATTATTGAGATAGGCATATGGGTATTCACCGAAGTATGCCGCTTGGTGGCGCGTGAGGACATGGTGGCCTGCCCGATGCGGATCGCGATCAATATTAGTCCGCGTCATTTCCGCCAATCTAATTTTGTCGATCAGATTAAACATGGCCTCGCCAGCACTGGGGCAGATCCGACGCACCTCACCCTGGAAGTAACGGAGGGGGTGGTGATCGACAACATCAATGATGTGATTGCCAAAATGAGCGAGTTGAGCTCGATGGGAATTCACTTCTCCATGGATGACTTTGGCACCGGTTATTCCTCTCTATCGTACCTCAAGCGCTTGCCCATCCACGAAATTAAGATCGACAAGACTTTCGTGCAAGACATGACAACCAACGCGAACGACGCGTCACTAGTGGAAATCATCCTGTCCGTGGCCCAACATATGCACCTCAGGGTAGTGGCGGAAGGAGTGGAGACAGCTGAGCAGGCCGCGTTTCTCAATCAGCGTGGGCTGGTTATTCATCAAGGCTATCTGTTTGGCAAACCGGAGCCAGCTGAGATTTGGATGGCGAGAATTAAAGAATAATCCTTTCCATGATGATTCATAAGAACTACTAGGTTAAATTTGAACCCATAAATTATGAATGACCGTTGCTATAGGAGGTCGAAAGTTGAGAGTAACAAGTCCATATTTATGATTTAAAGAATGCATTGCTTCATGAACGATAAGGCCAGCATATGCTGGCCTTATCGTTCATGCTTCTTATGAATATTCAAATTAAGATACATACACGTTAATGGTCGGAATCCTTAGGGGCGTCAGAACTATTTTCCTCAGATATACCTGATTGTCCTGACATATCAGATCTTGATGTTTCAGAGGCCTCGGATTTATCCAACCCTGATGTGTCAGATTGTCCAGGCATATTCGATCCTGATGTGTCAGATGGTACCGACATATCTGACCTTGATTGATCAGAATCTCCAGACCGATCAGACATGGATGTATCAGAATCTGCATACACTAACGTAGCAGCTAATGTGAAACAAGAAACTATAGCAAGATTAATAATAGTCTTTTTCATGAAATTCTCCTTGAGATGAAATGTGCGAAAATATCTCGGTAAGGTTAGCCACGCCTTGCTTATATAGGCTCTTATTGAGTCTACTCAAATTTCCAGTGGGCAAACTCTATTAGCACATTAGATGAGGGTGTTTGGGCTGTCTGTGCGGTATCACACGCTAACAAATATGAAGCTTGAGAAAAAAGGACAGAACTTTTGATAGGCTAAAAGGAGGTGTCAAATGAGGCAGGGAATCTCTGATGCGGTATACCGTTCAAATTACGGTATTTGTTAAGACGGATCGATTGATCTACTTGAATTTTTTTATGCGGCTATTAGATATCTAAATTTCATCAATGATAAGTCCTTGCGGCGCCTACTTTGCCGCGGAATACCCAATAAGAGTAGCCGGAGTAAATTAAAATTAACGGAAGCAAAACTGCGGATCCTGTTAAAAGAAATGAAAGACTGTTGTCGGGAGCGGCTGCATACCAAATCGTGACCGATGGTGGCACTATATATGGATAAAAGCTGAAACACAGGCCGATGAACGAGAGTATGAAAAGCCCGAGCGAAGCTAGGAACGGTATTAAATCCCGTTTCTTTATCAGGCCCCAATACAGACCCAGAGCGCACAGGGCAACAAGAATAGGAACGGGGGCGACGTAGAGCAATTGTGGCCATGAAAACCATCGCATCATGAAACGCTCATTGAGAAACGGCGTCCACAGGCTAACGACACCGATCAGCGCCAATGTCAACGGACCGGCAATCCAGGCAAAGCGATAGGCCGCACGCTGGACATCACCTTCGGTTTTGTAGATCAGCCATGTTGCACCCAACAGGGCGTAACCCACTACAAGAGCCACGCCTGTCATGAGGCTAAAGGGCGTTAACCAACCCCACCATCCGCCCGCGTAGGCCCGGCCAATGACCGGGATGCCTTGAACAAGCGCCCCCAGCGTAATGCCTTGCGCAAAAGCCGCCAAGGTCGAACCGCTGGCAAATGCCCAGTCCCAAAGATACTGGCCGCGTTTGGTTTTCCAGCGGTACTCGAAGGCGACACCGCGAAACACCAAAGAGAGCAGTATGGCAATGATAGGCACGTAGAGAGCCGGCATGATGACCGCGTAAGCAAGCGGAAAAACCGCAAACAAACCGCCGCCACCGAGCACCAGCCACGTCTGGTTGCCATCCCACACGGGCGCGACTGAGTTCATCATCTGATCACGATCTGCTTCGTCTTTGGCGAAAGGAAACAGGATGCCGATACCCAGGTCAAAGCCGTCGAGGATGACATAGGCGAGGACTGCGAAGGCAATGATGCCGGCCCAGATTAAGGGAAGATCAAGTGTCATGCGGATGCCCCTGTCTGGTTCGATCCAGCACACTAGCAGGCACGAGTGTTGGTGCCGGCATGAGGCCCGCGGCGCGAATGGGTTGATCTGGCGAAAGACCAGGTTCTCCATCCTTCGGTGGCTTGCTCATGAGACGCACAACATAGAACACCCCGGCGCCAAACAACATAAAGTAAATCATAATAAAGGCTATCAGTGTGACACCCACCGCCGTCGCGTTAATCGAAGACGCT contains:
- a CDS encoding sensor histidine kinase — protein: MNARLTLAVLLPFVACAVQWLLWDILKPYVWFLFIPTVFLSAWVGGLLGGLAATVIGTLLAWYIFIPPAFSFPLDNPASLFSIVIFIFTGFLFSFFFDQLQRSKHRANEALSMAESANEKTFQLYQKLKEAQRLASVGNWAWDIQSDTHVWSEEIYRIYGRDPALPPAIYPEVQKYFTPESWATLSAAVEKGLAEGVPYECDAEVVRPPGCPRRWIAARGEAIRDADGNIVNLQGTVQDITERKLAEEEISRLNVDLEQRVAERTAELTAANRELDTFAYAVAHDLRAPLRAMSGFSQALREDYGGQLQGEALVFLDQINLASRKMNDLVDGLLTLSRSTRGGLQYDLVDISALSKRLLVELAQSDPERQVTVEVEAELQARGDARMIEVIMRNLLGNAWKYTAHVAEPSIRMYAEERDNARLFCVADNGAGFDMAHANRLFKPFQRLHRQDEFPGIGIGLATVQRIVNRHAGAIEARGEPGKGAIFCFTLSDTPADSAQDKKEI
- a CDS encoding response regulator, whose translation is MNTKTILLVEDNSQDEMLTLRALRRANLANRIDVVRDGQQALDYLFREGEFTDREAFCLPTIVLLDISLPRLSGLEVLARLRADSRTELLPVVILTSSDEEHDRLKSYENRANSFVRKPVDFADFAETVVRLGVYWLATNEPPSGR
- a CDS encoding putative bifunctional diguanylate cyclase/phosphodiesterase, with protein sequence MIDSPLKVLIIEDVPADFLLLERNLRKNGVAAEWRRIGNDAELKDALQTTWDVVLTDFHVPGMDFRTTLLCIQAHDPDLPVIMVSGSVGEETAVELLRLGIVDFILKDHLARLPSAIRRALVEANERRARQAAEIALHKLAQAVEQSPEGIAITDLDANIEYVNESYLRITGYSREEVIGQNPSMLHSDKTPKSTYDALWKSMAEGRIWQGEFYNKRKDGSEFIAHTIISPIRQPNGCITHYVEIKEDITEKKLAEAEIHRLAYYDTLTGLPNRALLLERMAQTLAMNRRVGHHSALISFNIDRFKTVNDAGGQTLGDTLLKAVGERLTHNLREGDVVARIAGDEFGILLSDLALQQHSAVHLALHVSEKIHASLHEPFRLGDECITITVCLGIALFPESNEDSPLDILRRANTALHHSKTKGSGQTAFFEGSLDEIAKQRFNIERELRQAITSGELRVFLQTQVDATGKTVGAEALVRWQHPQRGLIPPSAFIPIAEESNLIIEIGIWVFTEVCRLVAREDMVACPMRIAINISPRHFRQSNFVDQIKHGLASTGADPTHLTLEVTEGVVIDNINDVIAKMSELSSMGIHFSMDDFGTGYSSLSYLKRLPIHEIKIDKTFVQDMTTNANDASLVEIILSVAQHMHLRVVAEGVETAEQAAFLNQRGLVIHQGYLFGKPEPAEIWMARIKE
- the cydB gene encoding cytochrome d ubiquinol oxidase subunit II → MTLDLPLIWAGIIAFAVLAYVILDGFDLGIGILFPFAKDEADRDQMMNSVAPVWDGNQTWLVLGGGGLFAVFPLAYAVIMPALYVPIIAILLSLVFRGVAFEYRWKTKRGQYLWDWAFASGSTLAAFAQGITLGALVQGIPVIGRAYAGGWWGWLTPFSLMTGVALVVGYALLGATWLIYKTEGDVQRAAYRFAWIAGPLTLALIGVVSLWTPFLNERFMMRWFSWPQLLYVAPVPILVALCALGLYWGLIKKRDLIPFLASLGLFILSFIGLCFSFYPYIVPPSVTIWYAAAPDNSLSFLLTGSAVLLPLILIYSGYSYWVFRGKVGAARTYH